DNA from Deinococcus deserti VCD115:
CGCATTGTTCACAAGAATGTCCAACCCTCCTAATGTCTGAACGGCCTGCTGGACCACGTCCACTACGGCTGGCCCTGAGGACAGGTCAACCGCGCACACCAGGGCTCGTCTCCCCATCGCTTCCACTTCCTGCGCCACTGACTGCAGGTTGCCTTCGCTTCGCGCCAGCAGAACCAGGTCAGCGCCCGCCTGGGCGAGTGCGACCGCTGTAGCGCGGCCCAGGCCACTGCTTGCTCCTGTCACGAGGGCAACCTGACCGGACAACGAATCCGGAGCCACACGGTTGTGCCCTGTCATGCTCATGCTCCTGGAGTAACCTGCTCGATCTGTCGGATATCCTCTTCCTCCAGGAGGGGCCGGGCCGATGCCTCCACGTTCTGCTCAACCTGCTCGGGGGTCTTGCCGCCAGGAATCGCGACAGACACCGCAGGGTGGTTCAGCACAAAACGCAGGGCCAGCTGGCCCAGGCTGCGTTCCTGTGACGTCAGTGCGCTGAGCTGCTGCACCTGACCCAGCTGCGCCTGATACCAGTCTTCCCTGGGCCAGTTGTGGCGCACGTCGCCTTCCGGAAACTCGGTTCCAGCCGTAAATTTTCCTGTCAGCATCCCCATGCGCAGCGGGCCGCGTACCACCACACCAATGCCCTGCTCAAGGCAGTACGGAAGGATGTGCTGCTCTGCCTTGCGGTTCAGCAGGCTGTAGTCGAGCTGCACCACATCCAGCGCAGCACCATGATTGAAATGCTGGACATATTCGAAGTCGTCGGTAGAGACACCAACGGCCCGGACCCGGCCCTCCTGTTTCAGCCGGTCGAAGGCTGTCAGGAATGCTTCGGTCTCACGGGGGTTGTTCCACCAGATGTGGTCGAAGTAGACGTCAATGTAATCGGTCTGCAGCCGGCGCAGGCTCTCTTCGAACGCGGCGATAATCTTCTCCGGGCGGTCGTAGACGGGTTCCTGATTCGGGTCGCGGTGATGGCCCATCAGACCGCCCTTACTGGCAACAACGATCTGGTCACGGCGGTTTTTGATGACCTGGGCAACCAGGGTCTCACTGTGACCGTTGCCGTACACGTCTGCCGTATCAATAAAGTTGACTCCCAGTTCCAGTGCCCGCTCCATGGCGCGGATGGAAGCAGCGTCCTCCACCGGACCCCAGGCGTCGCCTCCGATGGCCCAGGCGCCGAACCCGATTTCCGAAACTTCAATGCCTGTCCTGCCGAGCTGACGGTAGTGCATCACTTGCTCCTTTTCCCGAGTTGAAATGGTCTGGACCCACCTTAGACCTTGCGCGATCAAGGATTCTTGCCTGCTCAAGCAGCGTGAAGAAAGGCCAAAGGATCGGGCGCCAAGCAGTTCAGTCTCCTGATCGTGCTGCGC
Protein-coding regions in this window:
- a CDS encoding aldo/keto reductase; its protein translation is MHYRQLGRTGIEVSEIGFGAWAIGGDAWGPVEDAASIRAMERALELGVNFIDTADVYGNGHSETLVAQVIKNRRDQIVVASKGGLMGHHRDPNQEPVYDRPEKIIAAFEESLRRLQTDYIDVYFDHIWWNNPRETEAFLTAFDRLKQEGRVRAVGVSTDDFEYVQHFNHGAALDVVQLDYSLLNRKAEQHILPYCLEQGIGVVVRGPLRMGMLTGKFTAGTEFPEGDVRHNWPREDWYQAQLGQVQQLSALTSQERSLGQLALRFVLNHPAVSVAIPGGKTPEQVEQNVEASARPLLEEEDIRQIEQVTPGA